The genomic interval acactgatgcacACATCTTATATTTGGACATAAACAAATCCACCATATAATCTCAAATGGAAAAAAGGGCCAAAACTGATTGCAGTAAAATTCCTCCTTTAACGATCACCTACACATTTAGCTGTGaaagttaaagaaaaataatcaaGCAGTCACAGGagtaaaacacaaattattttggaACAATAGTGGAAATTATTTAGTGGAAAATCAGATAAATGGCCATTTTCTGCACAAAATTGTTTGGTTCAatattatcttcaattttagaTAGTAGAAAATACAAGCCTTTATTACAATCACTTTcacattaaaatcatttaaatcacTTCATGGGGACATAATAAAGAGCTGTTTCCGTACAACACACACTTACAGACTCAATGACCCTTAACAGAGCACTATGTAAATGCTAAATAATGTGCATGTACTACCACTTGAACAATCCAGTTAAATAGTAAAGCTTAAAACTATGACATTACAAAGCAATAGTAGATATTTAGTTGTTCTGTATTGCTCTTTTGTATTGATCGATTTATAATTGTTCAGCACTATTCAAATATAGCAGTTTGAAGTTTCAAACATACAATATTACAATACAACAAGAGTAGTggcttgcttttaaacaaacaatgcaaaaaaGGATTTTAAGAgattaacatacatgtaaatttacTAATTCAGACTAGGATTACACAATGCACATTATAATgaacataaatattaacaaataatcaaCATTGTAAGAGTATCATACCATAACAAAAAATTGAAAGCATAATAACGTTTTTGAACAAGttatttaacaagggctgtttataaaacatgcatgccccccatatgggctctcagttatAGTGACAGCCAttagccattttgtaaatatgttttttgtcactgtgaccttgacctttgacctagtaacctttaaatcaataggggtcatctgcgagtcatgatcaatgtacctatgaagtttcatgatcctaggcataagcgttcttgacttatcatccggaaaccattttactatttcgggtcaccgtgaccttgacctttgacctagtgacctcaaaatcaataggggtcatctgcgagtcatgatcaatatacctatcaagttacatgatcctaggcataagcgttcttgagttatcacccggaaaccattttactacttcgggtcactgtgaccttgacctttgacctagtgacctgaaaatcaataggggtcatctgcgagtcatgatcaatctacctatcaagtttcatgatcctaggcataagtgttcttgaattatcatccggaaaccattttactatttcgggtcacagtgactttgacctttgacctagtgacctcaaaatcaataggggtcatctgcgagtcatgatcaatgtacctatgaagtttcatgatcctaggcctaagcgttcttgagttatcatctggaaaccacctggtggacggaccgaccgacagaccgaccgaccgacatgtgcaaagcaatataccccctcttcttcgaaggggggcataaaaacatacagCTGTCtacttctttaaaaaatattactggACAGTCGAAGAGAcagcaatacattttttaaattttattccaGCGTGACAGACTCATACCTTACTGTCCTAAAGACCTACAAAATAGTGGCCAAATGTGATAAAATCCATCAATGGACAATAGACAAACAATAAAGCTTCACACTGTTTACattaaagtttgaccttgaccatgaGGCTGTGTGATTATGCCTCCTACACTTCATCTCAATGacaaaaatattttcacaaaGTTTCCAGAAAATCTATCAATGGATAAAGCAGTATGGATCGACAACATGAGATACTCAAACTTTTGAATATTAAAGACGACCTCGAGCAGGACTTATGCTGTCTGAGCGTCGTCTTTAGAACCGAAATATGGTGGCCACGTTTTATGTAAATCTTTTGGGAACAGGTTGCAAGATCAGACATGTAAATCTGAGctctatttgtttattttgaagtatgaccttggcctttaGACAATGTGCATACCTCATGCCTTTAATGACCTTATCATTCTAGCCACATTTCATGAAAATCATTAAAAGTGTATAGGAGGTATACAGCAGACTGATTGACAGAAAGATCCACACATGACATTCCTATAATCCTTCCTACCACTCTGAACAGGGGGATTGAAAAACTTAATTAAGCAAAACATACTTTCAATATGCTACATAAAAGGTTGTGTTAAGTTACACAAAAGCACagaaattaaaatgaatgaagCAAGTTACACAAAAACACagaaattaaaatgaatgaagCATAAAATTGAGTGGATATTGATAATtctttataacaagagcaccgcataacgggtgccacgctcggctgcgaaagcttgtcagaataatttttttttttttagaggtcacagtgaccttgacctttgacctcgtgacccaacaagagatgtgtttgtcagaaacacaatgccccctactgcgccgcattgaaataaaatgtctatcatttggcaggtatagaaatcatctccctttaaaggttattacttcccttgaattttgtccaatccaaccgggggggggaggggtggggggggagggtctcacagtcaattatgaccatgtcagacatcactgacaaccaaggcctgtggtttaaaagagatcataacccagagttgatcatgtatctatggacataagtccacaggtgaacatcaaagaaattataattatatcatttaaaaaaaaactttgaaaaatcaataatttgggttataaataatcaaaataataaatctgtacagtaactgtgaaaagaacttcaattcttggtaaggaaatatataatatgagatttataattatataaataacttcccttgaaaataattgtctgtaacaaatatctatttttagtagcaaatattttaaagccactatactgtgactgtagattcaccacttaaaatgtgcagctccatgagatgcacatgcatgccaaatatataaagtggctatgtttaatattgaataattttctccctttttaaagcttattacttcccttaaatctgtattttttaccatagaccgtaaagaatgaccttgaccttttaccacaatgtgtttctcagaaacacaatgccgcctactgcgcctctttgatttatttaacaaaaatatatatgtgggcaggtcagataactatgtccatttaaagcttataacttcccttgactttgttttttcgaccctagaccttgaaggatgatgttcaccttgaaattgtaccactcaaaatgtgcagctccatgagatacacatgcatgccaaatatcaaggtgctatcttgaatatttaaaaagttatggccaatgttaaagttttagcacgacggacgacgagctggctatgacaaaagcttgggttttctccgaaaacagcctcgctaaaaatgatgAATATCTAAACAATTAAGCAAAGGTTTAGCTTTAACCTTGTTCACATTGaatcattaatattaaattatacatttgtataatgtttaacaaattttattctataattatatatttctttatgaaataacaCCCCATCTGAAATGTTTGTGTGTATTCAACATTGTTGATTACAGCCACATGCGCAGTGTGACGTTTTTCTTTTGTTCATTTTCATAAAGTCATTTATGTTCTAGAGTTGTTTTCAGCCATGGTcttaatttcattttcaaaacaCAGAAATATGCGGAAATTATGGAATAAATATAGTGTCATGTGCTTTGTAAAGCAATATAAATGCAATGTGAAGGGTGGAACtaatttttaaacaagagggcctgaaaggcccaatgtcgctcacctgagataacaagatattattggggcaaatgttctgaccaagtttcatgaagatcggaaaataaatgtggcctcgtgttaacaagattttactatagccatataaggaaaaatgccccaccccctggcagccatgtttttcaaccaaccggcatcatctttgaactcatccaagatattatcgggatgaatcttctgaccaagtttcatgaagatcggacagtaaatgtggcctctaaagtattaacaagattttactatagccatatatagccatataaggaaaaatgccccgccccctggtggccatgtttttaaagcaaccaaaaccattttcaaactcatccaagatatcattgggacaaatcttctgaccaagtttcatgatgatcgaaaaaaatatgtgacctctagtgttaacaaggtttaactatagccatgtaaggaaaaatgccctgcccccgtggtggccatatttttcaaccaaccggcatcatttttgaactcgtccaagatattattgggatgaatcttctgacttgAGTTTCATGAccatcagactataaatgtggcctctagagtgttaacaagattttactatagccatatatagccacataaggaaaaataccccgcccctttgcagccatgtttttcaagcaaacgtaatcattttcgaactcatccaagatatcaataagaaaaatcttctgaccaaatttcatgaagattggacaataaatgtggcctctagagtgttaacaaggttttactaaagccttataaggaaaatgccccgccccctggcggccatgtttttcaaccaaccggcatcattttcaaactcgtccaagatattattgggatgaatcttctgaccaagtttcataaagatcagacaataaatgcagcgtgtagagtgttaacaagattttactatagccatatatagccatataaggaaaaatgccccgccccttggcagccatgtttttcaagccaacgtaaccattttcaaactcatccaagatatcattaagaccaatcttctgaccatgaagattggacaataaatgtggcgtctagagagttaacaaggcaaatgttgacgtcgcaaaatgcacaacggacgacggacaaaaggcgatcacaaaagcacatgttgtgctcaggtgagctcaggtgagctaaatagaACGAAtaaaacattacagtataatGCACAATAGTTGCTATAAAACAAAATGTCCTTGAAGCCACTCATTATTAAGAAGTACTGTGGAAAAGAAAGTATGATTACGGATGCAATGAAAGACCTACAGACATACTGGCACAGCAGCTACTGTTTGCATGCCAAAGTTATTCTGCAAGAGCATAATATCTACAATATCTTTAGAATAAATAGTCAGTTAACTTTACTACTGATTTCTGCACTACTGAATCATCTGTATCCGTGGCTTGGCAGTTTTAGGCATGGCAGACATGGACATGGTAACTTTATCTGATATCCAGATGGGAAGCAATCCAAATATGTAGGTGACAAAGTCAGCCCCTGCTCCACAGGGGTAGCGTTCTCGGGGTCGCTTTGACAGCAGGCCACTCCTCATGGCACGAATGACTGGGGTCAAATCATCTGGAAGCATTTTGAAAATTCCAAGTAAATTGTTGTAAATTTCATCTAAATATTCTCGCCCATATGTGGCCTTGGTCTGTTCGTCCATTGTGTCCCAGATTTCCTCCCGTTTAAGCCGCATCGATGAATCAGAAGTGTTTTCTGaccaaaaaaatacaaacaagaaCAATTATTTGAAGGTGAATATAGAGTTATATTATTTAAGTAGTATCACCGATGCATACAAATGTGCTCTAAAACCTCTGgatatttaatcttttttttttattgctaaACCTTGAGGCATGAAAGATTACTGtttaattacattaaatatttttatgtgataaaaataACTATGAATGTTTTTAAAGATGAACAGGCCAATAAACTGAAAACCTACATATATTTAAATGGGAGGCCTTTTCTCTAAACTTTACTAGCAAATTTAAAGTCAGTGACACTGCCTGTGTGGGTGCCATAAAGTTACCAGTAGCGTATCCAGTGGGCTCAATCAGAGAGACCTTGATGTCCCATTTCCTCATCTCCTGCCTCAGCGTATCAGCATAAGCAATTAGCCCGTGCTTGGATATGCCGTAGATACCGTAACCCTCAAATGAGATTCTACCTGGAAACGCACCAGTACAATCATGGCACATTAaagaataaacaagggctgtttgtaaaacatgcatgccccccatatgggctgtccgttgtagtggcagccattgtgtgaatacgatttttgtcacagtgaccttgacctttgacctagtgacctgaaaaacaataggggtcatctgcgggtcacgatcaatgtacctatgaagtgtcatgatcctaggcaaaagcgttcttgagttatcatccgaaaatcattttactatttcgggtcaccgtgaccttgacctttgaccttgtgacctcaaaatcaataggggtattatctgcaagtcatgatcaatctacctatgaagtttcatgatcctaggcgtatgcgttcttgagttatcatccgaaaaccattttactatttcgggtggccgtgaccttgacctttgacctagtgacctcaaaatctaaaggggtcatctgcgagtcatgatcaatctacccatgaagtttcatgatcctaggcgtatgtgttcttgagttatcatccggaaaccattttactatttcgggtcaccgtgaccttgacctttgacctagtgacctcaaaatcaataggggtcatctgcaagtcatgatcaatctacccatgaagtttcatgatcctaggtgaatgcgttcttgagttatcattcaaaaaccattttactatttctggtcatcgtgaccttgacctttgacctagtgacctcaaaatcaataggggtcatctgcgagtcatgatcaatgtacctatgaagtttcatgatcctaggcccaagcgttattgagttatcgtctgacaaccacctggtggacggaccgaccgacagaccaaccgacatgagcaaagcaatataccccctcttcttcgaagggggggcataaaaatactcttcaaaatgttattgttatttggCCATGAAGTAAAACTTATTAGGAACTAGACTTTGAAACAAAGAATACTCCCACATGCCAATGTTGTAATATTAATGTGGCATGATGTAATTGAAGTGTTAGTAGAAAAAAGGAGCATAACTATTGTAATTTttaatattggacaataaaaagCATGCACAATTTCTTATCTTatgaaatgaagccttcaaattTTAATGTTGGACATTGAACATTGTAAAAGCCTTCCATCAAGTAAGCTTTTAGGCATgtagatggacagactgacaaagAGAGACATTCATGTATAACCCAAATTACTTTGTATAaggtttataattattatttactgTCTCTGAAACTTCCTTGTCAATTAAAGTATGTATAATAGATTAAAGAATGCTTTAATCAACAGACAAATTCATAGAACACAAAAagccttaaataaataaaaagacttAAATTGCCATAGACTTTAATAATGACGATTTTACATTATGAAATCACAAACTCAGCTTAATATACAATCTACATTCTATActtaatatatttgtacaaaaagcAAACCACTAAGTGACATCTatcttaaataaatgtataagtcACAACCAGTTTAAAGGGCCAAAACACTGTAATCTCACTGCCTTAACATCACTCCGATTTTTTCTGTTAAAACCCACCTAAAACACTTGAAACAATGATGATTCTGCCCTTGGCTGGTCTCATCAAGGGCAAGAAAGACTTGGTAACTTTTATTGCACCGAACAGGTTTATGTCCATGACTTTCCGTGTGATCCACTCAGATATCATTTCAAGCTCCCCAATGTAGCACACCCCTGCATTGCTGACAAGTCCCCACAGacctgtaaacataataaacaactATAAAGCTTGTTTTTCAAAGCTTCTTTTAAAACCTGTAACTTTGTATGCTTAGTTCAAAGAACAAGAGGGGCCAAATTCCTATTTTGCTCACCTGAAACACGTTAAAAAGGCATTGATGTGATCTGCTTTTGTCATGTTTTTTACCCATGACACAAATATTATGTAGGCTGTGAcattattggaacaaatgttctgcccAGATTTGATAACCAAGAATGAAAAGTCTGGTGCACATAATGTCATGTCATACCAGGAAAACCTGCATTACCTCATGCAGCGTTAATTTTAATGATTCTCAATGGATTATAACCATTTTGGAATTCAGCTGAGATATCAAAAGATAaaattatctgaccaagtttcaactCAAAATGTGAATTTAGTAAACAATGCTTCACTAAATccatacatgtgtatattgaaAAGGCCCTCCTCCCAGACCGCCATGGTTTTCAAAGGACCAGAGCCATTTTCAATTGAGAATTAGAATAAAATGTTCTCTGCTAGATTTATCATGtttataccaaaaataaacaagatggcctgaaaggcccaaagtcgctcacctgagataacaagataatattgggacaaatcttctgaccaagtttcatgaagatcggaaaataaatgtggcctctagagtgttaacaaggttttactaaagccatatgccccgccctctggcagccatgtttttttaaccaaccgtcatcatttttgaactcttccaaga from Dreissena polymorpha isolate Duluth1 chromosome 1, UMN_Dpol_1.0, whole genome shotgun sequence carries:
- the LOC127865204 gene encoding retinol dehydrogenase 7-like, producing MSFIIDDTDIPEDDVILFSILYSCVTVVFAMAVLSKFLTNEFRFGFRSALSLAVLFLGEPLCQFFVKGPIGVVCFAVGCLLVYSILPASHLPVGNKAVLITGCDSGFGNALVAKLDSIGMQVFAGCLDKDGPGAVSLRHSCSDRVHLLQLDVTKDEDIQAAVSIVQAHVGSEGLWGLVSNAGVCYIGELEMISEWITRKVMDINLFGAIKVTKSFLPLMRPAKGRIIIVSSVLGRISFEGYGIYGISKHGLIAYADTLRQEMRKWDIKVSLIEPTGYATENTSDSSMRLKREEIWDTMDEQTKATYGREYLDEIYNNLLGIFKMLPDDLTPVIRAMRSGLLSKRPRERYPCGAGADFVTYIFGLLPIWISDKVTMSMSAMPKTAKPRIQMIQ